The DNA window taaacaaatatcatTACTTTGAAAGTCATCCCCATCCGTCACAAAATCATCCTTAGTTTAATCTCATATCTAATTTGGTttactctaaaaaaaaaaaaaatgaactcaTAATCAGTAGTGttcttattattttgttgtgctatattattttagatttgaaattGAGGATGtacaataaaatttgaataaatggataaatacatgtttaattaaattatgatgcaaaatattatgtaaattaatatttgaagaaaagaaaaacgtttataaaaatcttgttatttttttcGGTCTAAACCTtgctaaacttttaaaaattgttttcaaataagactaactgattataaaaaaaaaaataagtagtTTGTTTTGGTTTCtctaataaaatgataattgtaaatatatgatttttttttttaaatatgatgttattttttgtttaggAATTTTTAAAAGGTATAAGACTAATTTTGAATTGTAAAATACCAAGGTGTgagtaaggatgacaatttgaaattaCTCCGTGAAAATCGAATCGAATTGCCTCGTTTAGGACGGTTTTTCCTCAACACCGAACGTGGATGAGGCGGGAATAATATTTGTGTCCCCGCCCCCGATCTCTTCCCGATTATGtcccgaacactataaaacataaataaatatattaaatcaccaatatatttatttattactatattttataaatttgtaagtttatttttgtataataatataaaattcaatatattataatatatattatattaaaaaatccgtttatataatattattttttattttttattttttatttttttaaaaatattttattaacggtgTCTCGCGGGGATTCTctaaaaccgaacggggcgggaatgatattaaaaaaattcccgAGATAAAAACTATGCGGTAAATACATTTCCCGCTCCGAAACATTGCcatccctatatatatatataggataaatatagttttttgaTATTGAGGTTTTAggataaaacatatatttatttaataaaaataatgagttatttgagatttgttaagttaaattattaaaatattattttatatttaaaatttaaatttgataagagtaaaataaaaatataatttttttttattgaaaaattaaataattttataattaaaataataatgatgtgatagataaataataataaaaaaatcggttaaaaaaacaagaaaaaaattgaaaaaaagacCCGTGCCatctttgactcccaaaatTAACCGgctgagttttttttttaagaaccGGATGAGTTTTCTCTCCCGCAGAAGTGGCCTAAGCAAACCCTAAATCGCACTTCTTTTGTTGTCGTTCTAAATTGCGATTACACCACTTCCATTCCAACCAAACAAATTCGCACTTTCTGTTACCATATCGGAACCCTAATTTCGACCCTATCGTTTCGCCGGTAACTTCGTCTCCAGACAAGAAGAAGTAGTAGAAGGTAGACGATTGCTCTTCCTTTGGTCAAAATACCGATCTTCAATagtttatacatatatatatatacacgtatattTTGCTAGGTCAatagtttatattaatttctcatTATTCTCCGATCTTGCAGTCTAAGAAAACAACAGGAGAGGTAGCGTTAATAACGTTCTTGGAGAAGGACTCACAGAAGCAGGAAAAGTAACCAAATTCCAATGGCTTTGAAGTTTCTAAATAAGAAGGGATGGCATACTGGCAGCCTTCGTAACATAGAGAATGTATGGAAAGCGGAGCAGAAACACGAGGCCGAAGAAAGGAAGTTGGATGAGATCCGTAAGCAGATCCAGGAGGAAAGAGAACGCGCCGAATTTCGTCAACTTCAAGTGCAAGCTGGCCTAATCCCGTATGATCTCTTTCATTTTTTGACTGCTTGAAATTGTGGTTTTCGCTGTTAATTATTTCTCACATTCTGTGTTGTTGTATGATTGATAATTTTACAGTCAACAAGAGAGGCTGGAGTTTTTGTATGATTCTGGATTAGCTGTTGGGAAAAACAATGATGGATTCAAGGCACTTGAAAGTCTACCCAAAGCAGAACCACCTACAGTAGCAGCCCCATCTTCCTCTAGCCAGGTACTCTGCATTATTATCTTTTCTTGGTATATGCATGCTACTATGTTCTGAGAAGGCTTGATTTTTTAAGTGTATAGAATAGTATTAAAAGATCAAGCTAGTGATTGATCGGAATCCACCCATGAATTAAATGGGTCTGAGAATGGTTATTACATAGTACAATCATTTTTAACATGTGTAATTCTTCATTGCAATTAAAATTTCAGGCAAGGGTATTTGGGGAGACAAAAGTTACTTGTAGTAGGTCACTTAATTTtggaatattattattacatagTTGTTTTGATGCTGATTTGGCTCCTCTTGGCTGATTTGTTCACATTCCTGTTAATTTAAGCATGCAATGAGGCTTGTATTCCATTACGAGATGTCATTGGAAATGCTATTAGACCAAGCCAATGGAATATTTTGGCAGACTGATACAATAGGCTACAAATAAGATATCTTAAAATATCAGGTCGAAAGTATTAATgatataagactttatatttgagtttattacaagcaaatattaaatttcaagGACTGATATGATTGAAGCACTAGTgacttttttcaaattttacattAGTATGGTGAAGGTGAGCTGTAAGAGTTTAcaagaaaatgagaaaagaGAAGAAGGATTTATTTGAATGTTTCTTTGATTATCTAGGGAATTAAATCTCTTAAGCATATGTCCTggttatattattactttactCTTAATCGGAATCTTATGATTGGTGTTTCTTCAGCCACAACCACCATTAGCTCCTGGAGCCTTATTTGAGGATAAGCCACAATCTGCTAATGATGCATGGAGGAAGCTACATTCAGATCCTCTGCTTTTGATTCGTCAACGAGAGCAAGAAGCACTTGCTCATATAAAGAATAATCCAGTACGGATGGCAATGATTCGCAAATCTGTAAGTGTTACACCTTTTATTAGTggttatttattttctagaaaGTTTGCACTAATTGAACTTAAAGACAAGTTGGGATAGCCTTttccttatattttttaaggttttaaggtatttttttattcttaaaaaaataccaTGGAGCTGCAATTTATCTCTCAGCAAAACATGTGATCAAGATGGATGCTGAGGAGTTTTCCTTGAGATAGCttgcatttttttttgaaaCCACAGTTTATTCTCCTGAGGAAAGAGATACTTTGAATTGTTACTTACGCAGAATCTGGATTATTTGGGTGCACTTGATAAAATTGGAAACTAAGTGCTGAATCTTAAAATTTCAAGTAAAGTTGATTGGATAAAATGTGGAACTAATGTTGAAAAGTACTTAAGACTAGTTTTCCCTATAATgatgtaatttgattaatttctaggggttaaagttgtcttttgGACGCTCTTATAATATTACCGAGTTAAGTCAATCATAATTAAGTGACTTTTTGTAACAGTTGTCAAATGATCTTAATTCAAATGATCACTTAACaagatttagattaaatgaTATGCTGCATTATCAAATAGTAGCAAACTTTCTGAAAAATATGTTATGCCTTTCTCTCATTATGTTTTGCACATGGATTGGATCTTATATAGGTTGATGAAAAGAAACAGAAGAAGTCATCAGACGACAAGAAGCGCAAAGAGAAGCGCCATCACAAAAAATCCAAGCATCATCAGCCTCATTCATCTGATGACTTTGACTCTAGTGAAGAAAAAGACCCGAAAAATGCTAGAGTTTCCGACCATAGAACCACTGTGTACGATAAGAAGTCAAAAAGAGAAGCTAGTGTTTCCGATGGGGAACTGAACGAGATAACTGTTGGAAGAAAGAGTTCTGACAAAGACCATAAACATAACTACTCTCGTGATCGGGTGGAGAGGGATCACGATAACTCCAGACACGAAAGGCGATATCCTGAAGATCGAAAGAATTCCGAATCTTCTCAGAAGGAATGGAGTCACGATAACTCCAGGCACGAAAGGCGTTATCTTCAAGATCAAAAGAATTCCGAATCTTCTCAGAAGGAATGGAATCGTGATAATTCTAGGCATGAAAGGCGTTATCTTGAAAATCAAAAGAATTCCGAATCTTATCAGAAGGAATGGAATCGTGATAACTCCAGGAACGAAAGGCGTTATCCTGAAGATCAAAAGAATTCCGAATCTTTTCTGAAGGAATGGAATCACGATAACTCCAGGCATGAAAGGCGTTATCCTGAAGATCAAAAGAATTCCGAATCTTCTCAGAAGGAATGGAATCACGATAACTCCAGGCACGAAAAGCGTCATCTTGAAGATCAAAAGAACTCTGAATCTTCTCATAAGGAATTGAATCGTGATAAGTCCAGGCAAGAAAGACGTTATCCTGAAGATCAAAAGAATTCCGAATCTTCTCAGAAGGAAAGGAGTTATGATAAGTCCAGGCAAGAAAGAAGTTATCCACAAGATCAAAAGAACTCCGAATCTTCTCAGAAGGAACGGGGTCATGATAAGTCCAGGCAAGAAAGAAGTTATCCAGAAGATCAAAAGAACACCGAATCACGACACAGAAGGCGTAACATGCCTGTTAAGCTCTCTGAAGAAGAGAGAGCAGCGAAGCTGCGGGAGATGCAAGAGGATGCGGAGGTTCATGAGGAGCAAAGATGGAAACGTATAAAAAAGGCTGCTGATGACGATGCTAAGGAAGCGGTCAATGTTAAGGGTGGCAAGAATTTCTTGCTCGCTTCTCAAGAAAATGTTTATGGTGTTAGTAAAGGTGGAAGCACTACCATAGAAGAGAGCGTTCGTCGCAGGGCTTACTATTCACAAGGCAGATCAGAGGCTGATGGCAGCAGTGCTTTTAGGCGCTAGTTTGGCAGGATTTTGCAGGTAATGCTTcttttttatgttatgttatCGTTATCTGATAACGATCTGGAAagagtaaattaatttttggacAAAGATCCATATacatttaggccttgtttgatctagggttatttgaaaaccaagtggttgtttttaaatatccttgtttgatgtaggttattgcaaattaggttatttgaataactgagtggttattttcaaataaccttgtttgatgtaggttattaaatattaggttatttgggtaaaaagacattaggggtaaatatataatgaataaaatatatatttaaaaaggaATAAAGGGTATATGAGAAACATTTGGCACTTATTTTCTTGTTCTTATTTGGAACACCTTTTGTACCTGGATCTTGAAATTGTATGATTTTTTGGATACAGATCCATATACATAGTGTTATTTGCAAATCAActggttattttaaattaaccttgtttgatgtaggttataaaaaaattaggttatttgaataaccaagtggttaATTTCAAATAGCCTTGTTTGATGCaaggttatttgggtaaaaacgACATTAGGGATAAATATATagactttaaaataaataaaaataaagggtatttacTGTATTTTGATTGATGAGTAGATTGTTAATTGGACTATGGGTTATTTGGAATTAATCCCagataacccacatcaaacaaggccttataaGGTGTCACTGATTTGTCTGGTTATCAATGAAAACATTTTTTAGTCCTCAACCTACCCATTCGAACATTACCTCTGCCCGGGTTAGAAATTCTATTGCCTACACATTATTTTGGTGTATCTGTATCTAGGTGGGACTAAAGTTCACATATGCAGTGAGCTTTGTaggtttataaaattattctaacCAAAACCTGAAATCTATAGTTTTTCTTTCTCACAAATTGTGGTTAGAATTGGATTCCAAACAATGCCAAATGGTATCCCATCCGAACCCCACAGTTGAAAGTGTTTTTCCAAATGaagatatttgtttgtttttgtcaATAAACATTTTTCTATTCTGCAATTGAATTGTGTTTTGCTCAGCCAGCAGTGAATATAGAGAGTTTGAGCAAATCATAACTGAATTGGATTCTTTATGTTGtttaaagtaaattatttttctaaaatacattAGTAAGCACTTCAAGTTTGGTATAAACTCTTAGCTTTTGATTTATTCCCTTGAagtttctcttttatttaattttatgggaTTTATTCCCAATCTGAACtattgttttgataaattgGGTGATTTTAAAGGATTTCAATATTTCAAAAGTACAAATCAAAATGAACAAATAGTGTATGAGATTTTTATGGAGTTTCTCAATTACCTCTCTTTTCTCTAGTGAAAGGATCTTATCATGTGTATTATTGTCAATGatgtttctatttattttttggtaGGTTATTCAAAATGGGGTGATATGGACTAGAAGACCAACGTTCATAGTTTTTAATACTCTATtatcatattaatgaatgtttTACATGGCTGTTGATTTGTATCTTATTGACAAATCTATCATTGGgttgattatattattgttaattttgaTGTTAAGAAACTTATTTGAACGTCGAGGGAagcttgaaaatttatattgaaTCATTCACTTGTAAtacttttagtttattttaaaacagttatttattttgtgcaataattttaatacaCTAGCTTTTTCAATATGCTTGGCTTCacactatttattttttcaaatttagttggGAAATTTTAACCAAGAAATGTAAAAAAGTAGCtgcatctttatttttaattttttgattagGGTATAATCTTATTTAAGGAGGTTAGTAGAACTCTTCAAGTCCATAACTTTCATTGAAATTGATGCATATTTagttaaaattgattttgagatctttgatttcttaattttttttattaaagttaccgtcctaattaaaatatgagttaatttttacaatattatcagagttaaaattttaaattattttgattttataaaaataaaataaattaatatttacaaatttaaaacaaGTAAACACTAATTCATATAAACTCATCTAATTTAGTAACtaatattgtaaaaataaatctttGCATTGATTTTGATACACATGTCAATGATGTTTTATTAAAGATTAGTTATTAACATTTAAACAActattttactcatttttatatttcttaattttattttaaattaataaaagtgataTTTAatcagatttattaaaaaaaaaatttacaatttcaaaattttttattagttattattttaaataaaataatcaaattgtgaaatatattataaacaagtaaattaaaaaaaataagtatttaataaaactgaaaattaagatataaataCTAACacttaataacttaaatatctgaaaataaaattttgatttaattaaataaattttttttttaaactttaactacttaatatatgaattagttttataatatctaaaattattatcttaataaatatatcaagactattataagtgtatattaattttattaaactttatatatagagagaaaataagaagatatatacatatatttatcatCTTTACTCTCTCTTTTCtatttaacaattaatttaaatatgataacatttttatttctagataatatttaaaattaatctagtaatatttaaaatttaactgaATTATgataaagaataagaaaaatgatatggtttaatgttataatttaattatttgtgttGTTCTAGAGAGTTTGCATTgataatttaatgtaaattttaggtttgataatattatttgtagataacaatttgtaatgaattatatttctgcgttttgacaaaaaaatatttattacaaataaatgtaataaaatagtaatttaatgataattaatattaaaataatataaattataattaattttataatttacaatatataatatataagcaagttatttatattgaaataaattataatttgtagatgatcatttataattatataattctaaatataatatagtGTTGTagttatttttaacaaattcatattattcataaatttagtataaatttgaaaataaaataaaatgttaaatttaatgaatttcgCCTTAACactaattaacataaataaatatataacattattaattattctcaACTTCATTTCATCCCGAGAATGAAGTTAGGGCTATGGTGAAGAGTTGGGGAGTCAAAGTAGGGTGAAATGGTTGGAGATGGGGATGAAGTTAAATGGGAAATTTAAGGAAATGACCTCAAAGATGCCCTTATTTGAGCTggtggtaaattataattttaattgtgtttgtggtcgtttattttttttttaacgaaATTGCCCTTTTCACGAAATGCGAAAgggcttagcgtttcgcgaagtgggaatgtgtgaaatgtccagattacccttactatttaatataacctcccttatttttttcatttcttttcttctccttctctctcttcccgctcttctcttccttctctctaaacttcGGCGGCGATCTCGGCGGCGACGGGTCGAAATCCACGATgagcacgagcactgttccacTTGGTACGTTTATTTTAAGCATGATACTTCaagtttattgatgtttggtttctTTGAATCACTGTTGTTCAGGGTTtgcttcccgtttcgctaaggcctagcgattcgcgaaggcgttcccgtttcgctaagagcctagcgattcgcgaaagccttcccgtttcgctaagagcctagcgattcgcgaagtattaattatccgtttctaaatcaaatcatattttttttattgcagctaaagttttcgttttctataatggagagtggaaacttgatgctgatggaatactgtattttgatgcatcttcaatcaaaacatttgatttaccccaaagtactcgttatgctgaattagtTGATATATTCTACGCTAGACTTAACGTGTAGAAATCTACATACGATTTAGTGCTGCAAgtcaagtatgatattccgaatatcagaaatccaaaacctgtGTTTATTGATTGTGATGaggatttgaacacatatttatcacgcttgattttgggtcgaatcgtgtcaccattgtgtgtctctgtagtagagaagtcatcatttactaaagaaaagataccactacttacatacccaactgaagaaagtatactaccaccacaacttactcaaAAAATTGTACCACCCGTTGTACCCTCGGAATTCTTTgatgaaagtcaaaatgaagccggagaaaaCTCTTttcctcacatcccacttactcaggacttgcatgttaataCTGATGAAAAGGCATCAATACTTATACCAACAAGTgaaagaagatcatcaatgggtacaccaactagtgcaagaaagacatcaatgggtacaccatctagtgcaagaagatcatcaatgggtacaccatctagtgcaaaaagatcatcaatgggtacaccatcgacataTCCGATAGACACATCACCGccagacccctcatttgcgatggcattaactagtgaaaccgtattggaagtcggttcgttgtttgaaaataaaaaagaacttcaacttgctctatataaatatgcgatgaccaatcattttgaattcaaagtggagaagtcaagaaaacatctttgggaagtgaaatgtttggatgagacatgcaagtggagcttgcgggctgtgaaaggtaagttttctgagatgtttgagatctgGAAATTTgagcaacaacactcatgctcagttttaTCGAGGccaaagaaaaaaatgcaaacaccaacATGGGTTATTGagcagtgcgtgaagagcaagtacatggaccatcaccataaccacttgcataagaaaataattgaagacatgcagtcaacttatgagatatttttgacttataataaggcatggagggcaagggaaaatgctttaatagcggtgcgaggaacggtagaaGATTCTTATGGAATACTGCCATAATACCTTTACATGTTAGAGAAGtataatcctggtaccataactgacatccaGATAGACGAGCTCGACCACtccaagtatatgttcatgtccctaggcctctcaattaggggtttcaaagccttttgccgtcctgtattatgtgttgatgctagttttcttaagcacaaggtgggtggtcaattattggtggctattgcattggatgcgaatgagcaactatatcctgttgcattcagcgttgttgattcagagaataataactcctggacttattttatgcaaaaactgagagacgcaattgaattagttgatgatctcgtcttcgtatccgatagacacccaagaatcgccaatgccttgtgtgttgtttttccagaagcagaccacggtgcgtgcacatatcacataaagatgaatattgtggccaaattcaaaagtgataagTGTCATGCGGAGTTTGATTCAGCTTCTAGAGCGTACACTATCCACGAATTTAATCGTTTTTTTTTACAAGATCAAggttaaagatcataggattgctgactatttggaagaaattgggttccaaagatggagtagagtattttttcccggtaagcgatacaatcaattcacaagcaattatgctgagagtttcaataggcagagcagggaagccagaaagtatctcATTTCATaaatggctgagtatttaagactcacaatacaacattggtttaacgatagaagagaaaaaacgTTCAATCACGAAcaagttttatctccaaattatgagaaggtgttacgtgagagattcgagaaggccagattctacacagtccaatcgcttaaccgattcgatttttatgtgcatgaaattcagtcccatttcaaagtcaatttgaaagacatgaactgcacttgtagagtatttgaagtttcgggtcttccttgtacgcatgtaatggctgctgcccgtagtcggaatttggtttcttatgacttctgttcaaggtattatttagctcacatgttcaatttGTTTAACTAATTGATCAATCGTTATATTTTCCATGCacacaggtattacacaactgaatgTTGGAtaaatgcatatgcggagacatgttatcctcctggtgatgaagaaatttgggatgttcccgaacatatcaagcaacgcTCGTGTCTTAAATCAAATGTCAATGTTAAGAAAGACCGACCataaacaaagcgtaggtcatcccaaggtgaggtccgtaaggtcccgagacgatgcaaCTCATGTTCTGGACTAGaacataatagggcaacatgaaaagcagtgatgcctgtaccatctactgcaagagcatcatcatctaagcaaCATGAGTCATCTTCTCAACAacacgagccatcatctcaacagTATGAGCCTTTAGATTGATTGTGGTGATACGTTGTACAATTAACTTGAAAGATTATTATGgttgtaatatatgttgttaattgaattgaattatggTGGTATTGGTCAGATATAAGTTGAAGTATGTGTTGTTCATTCAGGTGGTTTGGGATAAGTTGTAGTATATGTTGTTCATTTAGGTTGTTTGGGAAGCACTTAGCAAAACGTTAAGCAcatagcgaatcgcgaggtccTTAGAGAATCGCTAGGtccttagcgaatcgcgaggtccttagcgaatcgcgaggtccTACAAAACCCATAAATTAACCACTTAACAAAATgcacaaatatgaaccaatattaacttcaaatattttaacacTTTACCAATTAAAGTTAACACTTGTTTTTACAACTTCAAAGGTTATCTGAGGTGCAAAATAAGGATCCATGTTTTTACAACAGTCCCCACTCTTTGTTGCTCTTGGGACTTCCCCTATCTTAGTTGCTGTGGTTTTCAATTTCGGGTGTGAAAACCATTTGTATGTCATGGGTTTGATGGGGTCTTGGAAGTTTAAGTCAGGATACCTTTTCATCTCACCGTCAGTTGTTGTATGTGCAAATATATGTGGAATCATCTCACACAACGGTTTCAAATAAGGATCCAGGTTCTTATAAAGATACGCATCGTAGTCATACACGTCAATGCGATT is part of the Impatiens glandulifera chromosome 1, dImpGla2.1, whole genome shotgun sequence genome and encodes:
- the LOC124919215 gene encoding pre-mRNA-splicing factor CWC25 homolog, with protein sequence MALKFLNKKGWHTGSLRNIENVWKAEQKHEAEERKLDEIRKQIQEERERAEFRQLQVQAGLIPQQERLEFLYDSGLAVGKNNDGFKALESLPKAEPPTVAAPSSSSQPQPPLAPGALFEDKPQSANDAWRKLHSDPLLLIRQREQEALAHIKNNPVRMAMIRKSVDEKKQKKSSDDKKRKEKRHHKKSKHHQPHSSDDFDSSEEKDPKNARVSDHRTTVYDKKSKREASVSDGELNEITVGRKSSDKDHKHNYSRDRVERDHDNSRHERRYPEDRKNSESSQKEWSHDNSRHERRYLQDQKNSESSQKEWNRDNSRHERRYLENQKNSESYQKEWNRDNSRNERRYPEDQKNSESFLKEWNHDNSRHERRYPEDQKNSESSQKEWNHDNSRHEKRHLEDQKNSESSHKELNRDKSRQERRYPEDQKNSESSQKERSYDKSRQERSYPQDQKNSESSQKERGHDKSRQERSYPEDQKNTESRHRRRNMPVKLSEEERAAKLREMQEDAEVHEEQRWKRIKKAADDDAKEAVNVKGGKNFLLASQENVYGVSKGGSTTIEESVRRRAYYSQGRSEADGSSAFRR